Sequence from the Thermoanaerobaculales bacterium genome:
ACAAGCTTCCCGACAACGTGCCTGGAAAGTACTACGTCGATTCGAGCTGCATCGACTGCGATGTGTGCCGCACGACCGCGCCCAACAACTTCAAGGCCAACGAGGACGAGGGCTACTCGTACGTTTCCAAGCAGCCGGAGAACGACGAGGAGATCGCCCAGGCCGAGGAGGCGATTGGGTCCTGCCCGGTGGAGGCGATCGGGAACGACGGCGAGTAGCCGTTCACCAACGTCCGCTCTCGACGGCCGGCGGCCTCCGCCGGCCGTTGTCGTTTGTGGGGATCCCGCCAGGCATCGGCAGGAGTTGGTGGGGGCGGCTCCGGACGCGGGTCAGCCCTCGCCGCACTGGGCAGTCGGGAACGGGAACGGGAACGGGTCGACCCCCACCGCCAACCCCCAACCCCTTCTTTGCTATCATCCGCGCGCGAAAGGGAGAGGCCCATGCGCGTGCTCTCGGGTGTCCAGCCCTCCGGGGCGCTCCACATCGGCAACTACTTCGGGGCGATCCGCCAGTTCGTCGAGCTGCAGCACGAGCACGACTGCTGCTACTTCCTCGCCGACCTGCATGCGCTGACCAGCGTCCACGACGCGGGCCGGATGCGCGGGCTGGTCGCCGACCTGGCGACTTCCTTCCTCGCCCTCGGCCTCGACCCCGGGAAAGCGGCGCTCTACCGGCAGTCCGACCTGCCCGAGGTCCCGGAGCTGACCTGGTACCTGTCGACCGTGACCTCGATGGGCCTGCTGCAGCGCTGCCACTCCTTCAAGGACAAGGTCGGGCAGGGCGTGATCCCGAGCCACGGCCTGTTCGCCTACCCGGTGCTGATGGCGGCTGACGTGCTGATCGTGCGCGCCGACGTGGTCCCGGTCGGGCGAGACCAGAAGCAGCACCTCGAGGTGACGCGCGACATCGTGGCGTCGTTCCACACGACCTACGGCTGCGAGGTGTTCACCATGCCGGAGCCGCTGATCTGCGACGAGGTGGCGGTGGTGCCGGGCCTCGATGGCCAGAAGATGAGCAAGTCGTACGGCAACACCATCGACCTGTTCGGCCCGGAGAAGGAGATCCGCAGCCGGATCATGTCGATCACCACCGACTCGACCCCGGTCGAGGCGCCCAAGCCCAAGCAGGGGAGCGCGCTCTACGGGCTGCTCAAGCTGTTCGCGCCCGCCGAGGACAAGGCCTGGGTCGAGGCGGCGTTCGACGAGGGCGGCACTGGTTACGGCGAGATGAAGAAGCGGCTCTTCGCCTACTACATGGCGACATTCGGCGAGGCGCGGCGGCGCTTCGAGGAGCTGCGGCGCCATCCGGGCGAGGTCGAGGCGGTGCTCGCCGCGGGCGCCGAGCGGGCGCGCGCGATCGCGGTCCCGCTGCTGGACGAGGTGCGCGCCGCGGTCGGCATAAGGTAGGGAAGGGGCGTCGATCGCGAACCGATCGGTTTGAACCGCTAAGTTCGCAAAGACCGCAAAGTGGCATAGCGAGAAAGTCACGAAACCTCTCTCTGCCCCCTCCGCTTCGTCCGCAGTTCATGGCCCGGGGCTCACTGCTCGCGGCTTCACCTGCCCAGTCCGCTCGCGAGGTCACATGAGTCCTCTTTGCGCCCTTTGCGCCCTTCGCGGTCCAGTCCGTGTGCTGGCGCGCCGCAACTTCGCTCACTGCCACGCTGCCCGGTCCCTTGCGAGTGCAAGCGGGCGCGGATCCGGGTCGGACTGACCCTCTCAGTCTGTTGAGCGAAGGGCGGAGAGCATCGCGTCCTTGGGCGGCAGGCAGCCGGTGAAGGCGGCGAACTGGGCGAACCCCTGGCAGGCGAGCACGGCGAGGCCGTCGACGTAGCGTGCGCCGGCGAACGCGGCGAGCCGTGGGATTCCGCCACCGTAGACCATGTCGACCACCGCCGCCGCGGCCGCGGCCTCGGCCTCGGCGAACGGCAGCGGGTCGTCCGGTGACGAGCCGAGCGGCGTGGCGTTGACGAGAATCGCGCCCGCCGGCGCTGTCTCGTCCGGGCGCATCCGGCCGACGCCGATCTTCGCCACCACGTCGGCGGTGCGTCGGTCGTCGCGGCCGCGCAGCCGCACCTCGGCGCCGGCGAGGTCGAGGCCGACCGCGACCGCCCTGGCCGCGCCGCCGGTGCCCTGGACCACCGCGGTCCGGCCGGCGACCTGGTGCCCGGCCGCGGTCAGGGCGCCGACCACACCGTCGGGGTCGGTGGTGTCGGCGAGCACCGCTCCTGGCCGCAGCACCAGCGTGTTGGCGGCGCCGCAGCGCTTCACCCTCGGCGCGGTCACGGTCGCGGCCGCGGCCGCGTGCACCTTGTACGGCGTGCTGACCGCCCAGCCGCCGACCGGCAGGCCCACGCGGTCGAACAGGGTCTCGCCCGCAGGCCGCAGCAGGAGCTCGAGCTGGTCCGGGTCGGGCACGCCGACCGGCACCATCAGGTAGGGCAGACCAGCTGCGGCGAAGCCGGCCCCGTGCATGACCGGGCTCAGGCTCCGGGTGGCGTCGGCCCGCACCACGCCGAAGAGCCGCTGCGGCGGTCCGCCGAGGTGGCCGGCGACCGCGCGCAGCCGCTCGGCAGTGGGTTGGCCCGGCGCAGCCTCCGTGCCGGCGGCCCACGCCGCGAACCCGACCGGCGCGCCGAGCAGGGGAGCGAGGAACCGTGTCGGCACCCCGACCGGGCCCATCGCGAAGGCGATCAGCCGCCGCCGCTCCGGCCGCGGGCGCTGGTAGAGGCCGAGCACGGCGCCGATGTCGGCCAGCCCGGTGGCGGTCGGCACCACCTTCACGAAGGCGGCCGGCGTCGACAGCATCACGGTCGCGACCCGCTCGAGGTTGCGTGGCGTGCCCGCCGGGTCGTGCCACGACAGCACGACCTGCTCGGCCGCGACGCCGAGGCTGCGCAGCGCCTCGAGGTCGCGGTCGAGCTCGAGGTCGACGAGCGCGGCGCCGGCATCGCGCGCCGCGGCGAGCACCGGCAGCCGCTCGGCGCTGCCATCCGGGCCTCGTCCGCCCTCGGCCGCCGACCGCAGCGTGGCGAGCACCGGCAGCGGGCAGGCGCCGACCGCGGCCCGCACGTCGATCCCCGGGAACAGATCGAGCCGCAGCTCGACCAGCGCCGCGCCCTCGGGCGGCCTCGCGATCGCTGCGAGCGGATCCTCTGCCGCTTCCGGCATGAGCGTGACGATGATCTCCATGCCTCGAGCCTAGCAGAGCCGCAGGGCTTTCAGCCCCGCCCGCGTTCGCTCTCGTCACGGCGAAGCCGGATCCGCGCCCGTCTCGCGCTCCCCCTGCCGCCGACGTGGCCTTAGTGCGGGCGCACGGTATCCTGGTCGTGCAGGGTTTCGTGGACGATACCGACGATCGAACGAAGACCTTCACCGGCTTCCCCGCCGTCGAGGGGAGCGTGGTGGGGAGGGACGCGCAGCCTCTGCCCGTGGGGCGGTTGCTCGGCGGCCGCTTCCTGGTCCAGGCCTTCCTCGGCGAAGGCGGGTCTGGGGTGGTTTATGCCGCGCTCGACCAGCGGGTCGGCCAGCGGGTCGCGCTGAAGGTGCTGCGCCCCGAACTCGTTGATGCCCGCCACCGCGAGCGCCTCC
This genomic interval carries:
- a CDS encoding ferredoxin: MADPADKLPDNVPGKYYVDSSCIDCDVCRTTAPNNFKANEDEGYSYVSKQPENDEEIAQAEEAIGSCPVEAIGNDGE
- the trpS gene encoding tryptophan--tRNA ligase, encoding MRVLSGVQPSGALHIGNYFGAIRQFVELQHEHDCCYFLADLHALTSVHDAGRMRGLVADLATSFLALGLDPGKAALYRQSDLPEVPELTWYLSTVTSMGLLQRCHSFKDKVGQGVIPSHGLFAYPVLMAADVLIVRADVVPVGRDQKQHLEVTRDIVASFHTTYGCEVFTMPEPLICDEVAVVPGLDGQKMSKSYGNTIDLFGPEKEIRSRIMSITTDSTPVEAPKPKQGSALYGLLKLFAPAEDKAWVEAAFDEGGTGYGEMKKRLFAYYMATFGEARRRFEELRRHPGEVEAVLAAGAERARAIAVPLLDEVRAAVGIR
- a CDS encoding type I 3-dehydroquinate dehydratase, translated to MEIIVTLMPEAAEDPLAAIARPPEGAALVELRLDLFPGIDVRAAVGACPLPVLATLRSAAEGGRGPDGSAERLPVLAAARDAGAALVDLELDRDLEALRSLGVAAEQVVLSWHDPAGTPRNLERVATVMLSTPAAFVKVVPTATGLADIGAVLGLYQRPRPERRRLIAFAMGPVGVPTRFLAPLLGAPVGFAAWAAGTEAAPGQPTAERLRAVAGHLGGPPQRLFGVVRADATRSLSPVMHGAGFAAAGLPYLMVPVGVPDPDQLELLLRPAGETLFDRVGLPVGGWAVSTPYKVHAAAAATVTAPRVKRCGAANTLVLRPGAVLADTTDPDGVVGALTAAGHQVAGRTAVVQGTGGAARAVAVGLDLAGAEVRLRGRDDRRTADVVAKIGVGRMRPDETAPAGAILVNATPLGSSPDDPLPFAEAEAAAAAAVVDMVYGGGIPRLAAFAGARYVDGLAVLACQGFAQFAAFTGCLPPKDAMLSALRSTD